From Roseateles sp. SL47:
GGGAGATGTTCTCCAGCACCACGATGGCGTCATCCACCACGAAGCCGGTGGCCACCGTCAGCGCCATGGCGGAGAGGTTGTCCAGGCTGTAGCCACACAAATACATGACACCGAACGTACCCGCCAGCGATACAGGTACGGCTACCGCCGGCAGCAGCGTGGCACGCCAACTGCGCAGGAACAGCAGCACCACCAGGATCACCAGCCCCACCGACACCGCCATGGCCCGTTCCACCTCCTCCAGCGAGGCGCGGATGGTGGGTGTGCGGTCGCTGATGACCTTCAGCTCGATGGACGGCGGAATCGATGCCTGCAGATGCGGCAGCAGGGCGCGGATGCGGGCCACCGTCTCGATGATGTTGGCGCCCGGCTCCTTCTGGATGAACATCAGGATGGCCGGTTGCTTGTTGGAGGCGGCGTAATTGCGCACGTCCTGCACCGAGTCCTGCACCTCGCCCACATCCCGCAGTCGCAGGGCCGCGCCATTGCGGTAGGACAGCACCACCGGGGCATAGTCCGCTGCGGTGCGGGCCTGGTCGTTGGCGCCGATCTGCCAGTAGCGGCCCCCTGCTTCCACCGCGCCCTTGGGCCGGTTGGCATTGGTGTTGGCGATGGCCGTGCGCACCGTGTCCAGGGCAATGCCGTTGGCGGCGAGCTTGTCGGGGTTCAGTTCCACCCGCACCGCCGGCAGCGCACCGCCACCGACGTTCACCTGGCCCACCCCTTCCACCTGCGCCAGGCGCTGGGCCAGCACGGTGGAGGCGGCGTCATACATCTGGCCCCGACTCAAGGTCTGCGACGTGAGGGCCATGATCATGATCGGCGCATCGGCCGGATTCACCTTGCGGTAGGTGGGATTGCTGGGCATGCCGGTGGGCAGCAGCGACCGCGCGGCGTTGATGGCGGCCTGCACGTCTCGCGCCGCGCCGTTGATGTCCCGGCTGAGGTCGAACTGCAGGACGATGTTGGCCGACCCCTGGGACGACCGGGAGGTGATTTCCGTCACCCCCGCAATGCTGCCCAGGGACCGCTCCAGTGGTGTGGCCACGGTGGCGGCCATGGTGTCCGGGCTGGCCCCAGGCAAGGAGGCCGACACCGAAATGGTGGGAAAGTCCACCTGGGGCAGGGGCGCGATCGGCAGCAGCTGGAAGCCCAGAATGCCGGCCAGCGCGATGCCGATGGTGATCAGCGTGGTCGCGACTGGGCGGGCAATGAAGGGCGCGGAGATGTTCATCGCGCCCCCTGGTCATCAGCCGCCGGCAACGCCTTGCGGGCCTGTCGGTCGCGCCAGCGCTGGGCCAGGCCGGCAAAGCCGAGGTAGATCACCGGTGTGGTGAACAGCGTCAGCAACTGGCTCACGATCAGGCCGCCCACCATGGTCACGCCCAGCGGATGACGCAGCTCATGGCCGACACCGGTGCCCAGCATCAGCGGCAGTGCCCCCAGCAGGGCCGCCATGGTGGTCATCAGGATGGGACGGAAGCGCAGCAGCGAGGCCTTGTGAATCGCCTCACGCGGGGCCAGCCCCTGCTCGCGTTCGGCTTCCAGCGCGAAGTCGATCATCATGATCGCGTTCTTCTTCACGATGCCGATCAGCAGCACGATGCCGATGATGGCGATGATGCCCAGGTCCAGCCCGCCCAGCAGCAGGGCCAGCAGGGCGCCCACGCCGGCGGAGGGCAGGGTGGAGAGGATGGTCAACGGGTGGATGTAGCTTTCATAAAGCACCCCCAGCACGATGTACATGGTGACCACCGCCGCCAGGATCAGGAACAGCGTGCTGGACAGCGAATTGCTGAAGGCTTCCGCAGCGCCCTGGAAACTGGTTTCGACACTCACCGGCAGATCCAGTTGCGCCTGCTCGGCCTTGATGGCCTTCACCGCATCCCCCAGCGCCACACCCGGTGGCAGGTTGAACGAGATGGTGGCCGCCGGAAACTGGGCCACATGGTTGATGGCCAGGGCCGTCGGCCGCTCGACGATCTGTGCCACCGAACTGAGCGGCACCTGCACCGAGGTGGTGGTGGTCGTGCCGTTGACGGTGGTGGTGCTGCTGCCCGGCACATACAGGGCTTCCAGCGCCTGAGGTCCGGTTCGGAATTCCGAGCTGACTTCCAGCACCACGCGGTATTGGCTGGACTGGGTGTAGATGGTGGAAATCAGCCGTTGGCCGAAGGCGTTGTAAAGCGCGGTGTCGATGGCCGACACCGTCACGCCCAGGCGCCCGGCCGCTTCCCGGTCGATCTGCACCCACGCCTGCAGACCCTGGTTCTGCAGGTCGCTGGCGACATCCGCCAGTTGGGGCAGGGCCTTCAGGCGGGTCAGCAGGGCGTCATTGGCCTGGGCCAGATCGTTGGCATCCGGAGAACTGATCAGGAACTGGTATTGCGTTTTGGAGACGCGGTCCTCGATGGTCAGGTCCTGCACCGGCTGCATGTAGGCGGTGATGCCGGGCACCTTCTGGTTGGCCTCGCTCAGCCGGGCGATCACCTCGTTGGCCGAGCTGTGCCGCTGCGCGAAGGGCTTCAGCGTGATCTGCATGCGCCCGGTGTTGAGCGAGGTGTTGGCGCCGTCCACACCGATGAAGGAGGTGATGTGGTCCACATCCGGGTCCTTCAGGAAGGCTTCCGCCAGGCGGCGCTGCCGCTCACCCATGGCGTCAAACGAGGTGCTCTGCGTGGCTTCGGTGATCACCTGCACCAGGCCGGTGTCCTGCACGGGGAAGAAGCCCTTGGGCACCACCACGTAGAGCAGCGCCGTCAGCGCCAGCGTGGCGGCAAAACCCAACAGCGTGAGGGCCGGGCGGTCCAGCACCCAATCCAGACCCCGGCCGTAGGCCTGGATCAACCGGTCAAAGCGGTCCGCCGTCCAGGCGCCGAGCCGGGTGGGCTTGTGCTGGCTTTCCGGCTTGAGCAGCCGTGCGCTCA
This genomic window contains:
- a CDS encoding efflux RND transporter permease subunit, which gives rise to MNPSRPFIQRPVATSLLMLAILLAGLLAYRLLPLSALPEVDYPTIQVTTLYPGASPDVISTTVTAPLERQFGQMPGLSQMTSSSSGGASVITLRFSLGLSLDVAEQEVQAAINAGSNLLPSDLPMPPVYSKVNPADAPVMTIAITSPSLPVIKVHDLVENRLAPKLSQVDGVGLVSIAGGRRPAVRIQANPRALASLGLSLDDVRSAIAAANVNQAKGSFDGSQRASTIDANDQLRSAAEYQDLIVAWKNGSPLRLRDVAEIVDDAENRRLAAWADVPCGASNDAAAEDCSRASSGSTPAAGPAPRTLAQGVILNVQRQPGANVIETVDRVKELLPKLQATLPASVDVQVLADRTTTIRASVDDTQFELLLAIALVVMVIFLFLRSASATLIPSVAVPLSLVGTFGVMYMAGFSINNLTLMALTISTGFVVDDAIVMIENIARFVEEGDSPMEAAFKGSKQIGFTIISLTVSLIAVLIPLLFMGDVVGRLFHEFAITLAVAILISAFVSLTLTPMMSARLLKPESQHKPTRLGAWTADRFDRLIQAYGRGLDWVLDRPALTLLGFAATLALTALLYVVVPKGFFPVQDTGLVQVITEATQSTSFDAMGERQRRLAEAFLKDPDVDHITSFIGVDGANTSLNTGRMQITLKPFAQRHSSANEVIARLSEANQKVPGITAYMQPVQDLTIEDRVSKTQYQFLISSPDANDLAQANDALLTRLKALPQLADVASDLQNQGLQAWVQIDREAAGRLGVTVSAIDTALYNAFGQRLISTIYTQSSQYRVVLEVSSEFRTGPQALEALYVPGSSTTTVNGTTTTTSVQVPLSSVAQIVERPTALAINHVAQFPAATISFNLPPGVALGDAVKAIKAEQAQLDLPVSVETSFQGAAEAFSNSLSSTLFLILAAVVTMYIVLGVLYESYIHPLTILSTLPSAGVGALLALLLGGLDLGIIAIIGIVLLIGIVKKNAIMMIDFALEAEREQGLAPREAIHKASLLRFRPILMTTMAALLGALPLMLGTGVGHELRHPLGVTMVGGLIVSQLLTLFTTPVIYLGFAGLAQRWRDRQARKALPAADDQGAR